The following is a genomic window from Takifugu rubripes chromosome 13, fTakRub1.2, whole genome shotgun sequence.
CAGGGAGGTCCCCCTCCTCGATGTCGTCGTCCTCCTGCGGCACAGAAGCACATCGGTCGTCACTATTGAGGATGCAGCCAGCTCGGACCCTTGCCCTGGAGGACCGGCCCCACGTGAAGGCCACAAACCTGAACACTCGGCCCCACGTGAAGGCCACAAACCTGAACACTCGGCCCCACGTGAAGGCCACAAACCCGAACACTCGGCCCCACGTGAAGGCCACTAACCTGAACACTCGGCCCCACGTGAAGGCCACTAACCTGAACACTCGGCCCACCTTCAAGCTCGTAGCTGAGTTTATATTAACGACTTGGACTCACTTCATGTTGGATGTTGGAGGGACGCCCATtcagaaaaggggggaaaacagtttTGCTGCCAAGTGGAGTTAAAAAAGAAGTGGGTTTTTTATTGGAAATAAACTGAACGTGGAGCTCTTGAAAAGTTTGCATCGAGGAACAAAGTCAGGACAATGGAGAGGCTGTATAACTTTAACGAGCCTTGTGTGCACCTGGTCCCCGGTAATCAGTAACCAACAGTGATCCAACACCTCCACCAGGGGCTCCTTTACCAAAGAACATCACTGAGAGGGACATGAAGCTGCGGCTGGAGACGTTCTGGGTGGAGATAATGGTGTAAAAGAGCTGTAGGTTAGCGGAGGAGCAGCAAGCGACCCACCTCCCACTGCTCCAGCAGCCGCGCCATGTCCGCGTCATTGTAGTCTCGGATGTCCTTCTTCTTCCGGGGCTTCTCTTTGCTGTCTGCGGCTGAATTTGTGAGGAAAAGGGCgcaaagaagcagcagcagcagcagcagcagcggcggccgcAGCGACCGTCCGAGCACAGGCGACATCTTCACACGCGCTCCTCGCTCATTGGCGAGGACCACTTCCTGTCACGAGACACCGGGGGGCGTGGCCAGGCCGCACACCGGAAACAGACCCCCGGTGACGGTTTTCAAAATCAAGCTCGCTCATGAGTTCCCACCGGATTTTAGAGTTATTTGAATTATGACATCATGTTGGGCGAATTCAAAACCGTTTAAGGAACCATAAACGTGCGTCTTTCAGACACATTATTTGCTATTATTGTACTATTTATTTTAGAGAATATATTATAGGTATTCCACTTAAGCAAGACGCTGACCATGTAGGACCCAACATTTAGGCAGGACCACACAGGGTGGAGGTACTGTGCTGTCCAGCAGCATGGCTGTAGCCCCTGGAACCCTCCCCACGGAGAAACACAGGCTACAAAAATAACCAGTTACCTTCAGGAGGTCAACAAGCTGAATTCAAGAAAGATTGATTAATAAATAACTTGAATGACTTTTTTCTGGTCACAGCTTCCTTTATAACCAATTAAAATGTAACCTGTAGTGCGCTCGCGAATAGTACTGGATTTAAGTATCACAACAGCGAAGCAACATAAAACCTGACGCCTTTTGTTTCCATTGAAGTGGTCTGAAGTGTTTTAGGGGATTCACACACAAGAGGaattgctgctgtgctgaataCAAGCAGGAAAAATAGTCGTAAATCAGTAACTAAACCACAAATCTTAGTGGTGTTGTAGTGTGCATGCTTATAGCAACAAATAGCTAAAATGTGGCTGACAGGTAAACTAGGTGTCATTTAAATCCAAACCTGCGATGCTGCTGATATGATACTATCCGTGATAAAGCAATCACCCCCCAATTCCGAAACGTGTGTAACAACGCGgtgcttttgttttgaagcACTTCCGGGCGCCGTCTCGCTAGCGCTAGCTTGACCAACGTGGCCCCTCTGCTCGGGGGCTTCAGGGTGACAGCGCTCGGCCAAAGTCTCTCCGGCTCCCGGAGTCCTCGATCGGCCCGGAGCTTCCGCTCGGGTAGAGTCCGGATCTGCGTTGAAGGACGCGACGGAGCGTCAATTTCCAGCAATGAGCCGCCCGAGTCCCTCCAGCAGCCGTTCCACCGCGACCACACCCTCCCCGCTTCCTCATAGTCCCGCAGCGGGAGCGCGCAGCCCCGCGTTCAATCTGCGGGAATAACGGCCGCTTTTCCTGCGACGTTCACGGATCCCGGCCGGGAACTTTTCCACAGGGGTCGTGTCGAGTTCCGCACATCGGGTCTGGGGTTGATATGAGCAGCGGAGCTACCCGGGGCCACACGGACTTTGCTCCCGAGTTAGGTCGCGGAGGAGTCGGCTACACGTCCGATGGGAGCCGTCGTGGTGGATCCCGCCGTGGCCCGCGTGGAGGTGGCCTAAAGGACGGCTCGGTGGACTTTAACCAGGGGGACTAATGAAACCATGGTGCCGGAGCGACCCACCAGGCTGTATGCGATCCAGAAGAGCCGCTCGGGCGGCGCCGCATTCGTCAGCAGCTTGAGGCGGACAGGCCGGGCACACGTTTCGGGAACTATTCGGACAACATGTCGGTGCTACTTCGGGCCACTGGACACCAAATGATGAATTCTAAAAGACAGATAAGACTCCAACCGGGCATGTTGTTTGAAGACACGGatatttaactttatttgaGTGGTTTTCAGGATGCACTTTGCCTGCTAGGAGGCTGATGATTTCGATATGAACCTGTGAATTCTGAACCAGTATGGACCAGTATGGTGACGAGACTGACTGCTGGATGATGTGTTCAGGGCATTTACATTAACCGAGTCGGAACCGGGATCTGATTACACTGAGTGTTAACAAGCTGTGGGGTTTATCGACTGTTGAAATACTAatatttgagctttttttttttatggcggGTTAGTTTGTTCCAGCAGAAGTGACAGCAGCAATCAGGGTTTCCTCCTCCTACATGTTTACATTGAGAGCAGGAGTGGTGCGTGTTGCTGTAGGATGTATAGCTTTATACTCTGAAGGACCCTACAGCAGCCCGGGGGGCCAGCTCCAACGCTGGCATGTTGGGAAAGTGTTGAGAAGCAACATGCAGCGTGCTCCACTGGTCAACTAACTAGCTGAACCCTTTAGGAAGAACAATCAGAcccccccagcccacccccacccactaCTATGGCCACTGGTGGTTCTGGTAAATCGTCCAGCGAGGGATCCGGGAACGCGGCGAGCTGTGGGCTACAGCACAGGAAGCGCCTGTCGTCCATCTGCGACACGTGCAAAGGGAAGATGCAGCTGGTGgccgacctgctgctgctgtccagcgAGACCCGGCCCGTGATGACCTCGGAGGGGGCCGCCGTGGCCGACACCTTCGAGCAGTGTCGCGACACGGTCATCGCCAGGACCAAGGAGCTGTCCATCCTCACGCACGACATCCAGAGCCAGCTCAACATGGGCCGCTTCACCGAGGTGGGAGACCGTCTTCTGGAAATGACTGACTTGGTGGTGTCCCTGACCGAGTGCTCGGCCCACGCCGCCTACCTGGCGGCCGTGGAGACCCCCGGCTCCCAGCCCTGCCTGCCCGGCCTGGTGGACCGCTACAAAGTGACCCGGTGTCGGCATGAAGTGGAGCaaagctgcagcctcctgcgGGTCACCGGCCTGCAGGACCTGACCCCGCAGCTCCTACTGGAACTTTCCCAAAACATCTCCACCAACCTCAAGACTCTGACggacatctcatcgctggcgaGCGACCGGTCCAGGGACCGCTTCGCCAAGGACCAATTCAAGTTGAGCGTGAAGAGTATGAGCACCAGTGGCACGGCCTTTCTGGCCTGTGTCAAAGAGGTGAAAACCCAGCCCAGCGAGCTGACCAGGAACCGCTGCGTCCTGTTCAGCGCTCCTCTGGTCCAGGCCGTCAACGCCCTGGTGGGCTTCGCTACCGAGCCTCACTTCCTGGGCAGGGCCGCTAGCATCTGCGTGGAAGGCAAGGGTGTCCAGACGGCGGTGTTGGGCGGGGCCATGAGCGTGGTCTCGGCGTGCGTCCTCCTCACTCAGGGCCTGAGGGACGTGGCCCAGCATCccgacagcagctccaggatggCCGACTACCGCGAACGCCTTCGCAACTCGGCGTGCGCCGTGTCCGACGGCTGCACGCTGCTCTCACAGGCCCTCCGGGAACGCTCATCTCCACGGACCCTCCCGCCGGTCAACTCGCATTCTGTGAATTAAGTCTGGAACACGACGTCCTGCTCTCTGTCCAGAACCCACGTAACCAAAGAGACTCACTGGGAGCCCTCCTGTTCTTCAGGGTGTCAGGAGGAGTATCACAAGGCCGATGGGGGAACACCTACTACCACTGCAGGGGCCTGCGTCTAGAACCTAAACACCGTGCTAGGGTTGTGATCAAACACCACTGTGAGGTTCTGTGCACGGCACAGGTGCACGGCACAGGTGCACGGCACAGGTGCACGGCACAGGTGCACGGCTCCGCCtcgaggagaagaagaacgcAGGATTCTGACTCCAGAACCAAAGCGCCAGCTCCAGGGTACCGGGTCACGCTGGATGTGACCGCCTGGGCCCGACAGCTGCGTGATCCACACCCTTCACACCTGAACCTTTTACCTCAGTTTTAAGTCAAAGCAGCAGCCGGGatcctgatgatgaagatgaggatgaagatgatgaggaggatgatggtgattgGCCAACCACATGCTGTATGAGAAAGGGATTTTTGCATTGTTGGGGTAAAGCTGCTGTGCGTTTGTGtctcatatactgtatatttacagACTTCATAGTATTTGAAAGTGTTTTGCATGTAAGGAGTATTTATTTCAACTATTAAAACATTTCTGCTACTTCCTTGTCGGACCCGACTGCTCTGTTCCGCCTGTTCCGTCCACTTTCAGCTCTGAGTGATTTACCCACAGAGATGATAGACGTAGTTTTGTGGTAGTTTACTTTAAGTTGCAGCAGATTTTCAGGCTTTTTCACAGCGACGCTCCGAGTTACTGCTGCCGTGAAGAGGCGGACCCCCGCGATAGAACCCACCCGGAGCTCCGCTTCGCCTCTCTTCACAATCACCGTCAGGTTCTCCCAGCTGAAGATACGGGTGGCCGGTCCCAACGAGGAGGCCTcgtcctcccccagctgtcTGGCCCACAACAGGAAACCTACAGCTGGACTATCAGGAgtggcttcctcctcctcctcctcctcctcctcctcaggatgGCGTGCTGCTCATAACCTCAGGCGAGGTTTCGCccatttcctgctgcaggagggaaCCTTTGCTGTCGTCCCCCCAGAGAGCTTCATCACTGCTGGAGCGGCAGCAAATCCAGCCAATCAGCTGAGAGTTCCTCACTAACTGTACCTGCGCTCCTTTAAACtgcgagggtgggggggggggcttcctgtCGGCCTGGCAGGGTTGTCATAGTAGCTAAAGAAAAGTGATCCTGGATATTGAATTTTTCAGGAGTTGGGTGGATTAAATGACCTCGTGGTGGGGTCGTACACGCCAGTCCTGTAGAATTCATCTGAGCTCATTTAAGACAGAACTCCTCTTCTTTGGGTCAGTGGTGTAGTTGCTCGAGGTCCGGTTGGTGATTCCCCTAAAGGCCCGGTAGAGCAGGCCCTGGGGGGCCACCCCTCTGGGGGGAGAGCATTGGGGAGCCCTGGAGCACAATCACCTGACTGGAGCCTGGAACAGgtggacagtgaggaggacatgGGATATGTCCTGGCTGCTTCGTTTCAGGTGTCCTCACAGAGACGTCTGCACCTGCATCTACGTCTGCCGGGACGAGTgaggcgacctttgacctgtagGTCGGCGTCTCTATCCGCTCTCCTGGAGGGGCGAATGTTTCAGAGCCACCATGGGGACAGATTCTAGACTCATTGGACAATGTCCTCCTTGTAACGAGCCTGTTACCAGGAACCCCCCTAGGTCCCTACTTCCTCTCCAGACCCGCCCATGCTGCCTATTGTCCTCCAACAATCACCAGTATTCAGCGTCTCTACTCTGCCAGTTcaggagcacagcagcaacGGTCAGACGGTCCTCAGGAGACCCCCCCTCCATGAGGGGGACCTTCTCAGCGCCGCTGTTGACGCAGCAATGACCACATCAGGTTACGGCCACACAGTGGTCTAAACAGGGAACTGGTTCACACCCAGTTTGGGCTGGAACGCAcatgaaacaaagaaaatgagtGTTCATTAAAGGAGTTATTATCAATAAAAAGCTGGGGGATTAAGGAGCTGTTTCACATTactgaaactgaaactgaaactgaTGTTTGTGGCTGTGAGCCTGGAGGGGGGGCAGTAATAACAATGTAATAATGTAGTAATGCAGCTGAGTTacaagacaaagaagaagaacattattattattattattattattattattattatttaaagcaCCTGAAATCAAGCCTGGTGCACAGAAAGTAAAACACGCTCTGATCTCAACGACAGGGGGCGCTAAAGGAAAAGACTTGTTGACAGACAGATGGTAACACCGTTTAtcccactactactactactagtgctGTTACTAATACTATTACTAATACTGCTGCAACTAATACTAcgactactactaatactactgctcctgctgctactactaatactactactgctactactaataataatactactgcttctaccactactgctgctactacaataCTACAAcaatactactgctactactgataCTCAtactattgctactattattgctgctactaatactactgctgctactactgctgctgctaatactgctactactacaatactactgctactactgatactaatactattgctactattactgctgctactactgctgctgctaatactgctactactacaatactactgctactactgatactaatactattgctactactactgctgctgctaatactgctactactacaatactactgctactactgatactaatactattgctactattactgctgctactactgctactactactgctgctactaccactactactgatactaatactactactacaatactactactactactgacAGTACTACTGGAGCTAATGCACAACTGCCTGGAGGTTTTATTATGGGATGGCTGTGGCTGGAAACAACAATCCAACCTTGTGTACAAGAATCTAAACTCGGTCCACCCCAACAGCGAAggagcagcttggacccaactGGAGTTCTGGATCCTCCCCAGCAACGTCCCCATCAGGACCGCGAACACAGCGGAGAACAAAAATATCCAACATGTCTGAACTGACACCAGGAACCAAAGCCTGTCGAGGCCCACGGATCCATGTGAACCGGTTCAGGATGAGGACCAGCGCAGATGATCACTGATCCACCTTGGTCCTCctgaccaggaccaggaccaggaccacagAGACGCTTTTCATGctctaaaacacacagaggctggACCGTCATAGCTGTGGGCACACGGACACACAGGGAACCTTGTAAAGTTCCAAAGTAGGTGTGAGGTCAGGCCCAGTTAAGAGAGCTGCATTTTCCTCTGTGGAGcagggggagggtcagaggctgctgcctcctccaagcagagaggggaggaaaagagggaggagaaggaagaggaggagaggtagGGACACGCTCGGCAACCGGAGTGAGGGAGCCAGGCTCTGAGCAGCACATCGctttcaccttcatcttcctgtTGGACTCAAGCCATCATCTGGATCCACGCTGGAGGACAGCACCAGTCTCTACGGTGAGCATCTTCTGTAGAAATATGAGGTGTAAGAGCTTAAAATTAGCCTTTCAGTTCGCACATGTGGCGCCCAGAAGCTCTAGGGTGTGTTTTCACTTCTACACGTGGGTCCTTCATGATGGTGAAGCTCCCACAGCACAGGCTTCCTCTCAGGGTCACTCCTGACTCCCACAGCAGAAGACAAATCCTGCTCCAGAGGAGGAACCCGACCCGTGGAACAGTGTGAAGGGGTGAGTTCGGACCGGCTGGAGCTGCTTCGTCCACCCCCAGTGGGACCCCAACAACGCTGAGGTTGttcagcctccctccctcctgttctCTCTGACCCTCCTGAAGCACCAGGACCTGGTTGAGGACACACCTCCAGCACGGCTCCGGGCCTCAACAAGCCTCTTCTGTGCCATTACATCAGCCGGGTCGGAGGAAAGTTGGGCTGTTTGGACAGACAGGACGTCTTTGTGAAGCCGGCTCAGTATCGCCAtaacaaccagcagctgcagcgttCATGGACCTTCGTCACCTTTCAGCTGCAACCTggagtcaaacaggaagttctgtTTGTTCACGCCGCCGGGCCGAGTCACCAAGACGACAGTGTTTGCTTCACTGAtgatcaattatttttttagatTCTATCACAAAATGACACAAATTAATCAGCTGATCAGTCAAAACAATGTGGTGAACAATGTGGCAGATCAACCTCCATCAGACCCaatgtttcctgtctgcctgcctgcctgtctctctgcctgcctgtctctctgcctgcctgcctgtctctctgcctgcctatctgcctgcctgtctccctgcctgcctgtctcccagcctgcctgtctccctgcctgcctgtctccctgcctgtctccctgcctgcctgcctgcctgtctccctgcctgcctgtctccctgcctgcctgtctcccagcCTGCCTTTTGTGGTAAGTGTTGGGGTTTAAGGCAAATGTCCATCTATATGAGGACATATTGCATTAGAGATGCATCCTATAGTGTCTCCCTCccctggggggggcagaccaTCATTCTCTCTGCTCCATTAGAGACTCCAGCTAACAGCATCGCCTTGCGTGTCGGCTATCATATGTTTCAGCCTCTGTCGGCGCTTAAATcatgaggacagaggaaacaCTCAGAGACACAAAAGGACTCTTGTCCGCCTCCTTTGAAGCAGCAGATTCTGCAAATAGTTtggaaaacagcaaaactgCTCTAACTGAATCCTCTAATTGCTTCCAAGAGCGTCCCCCTGCATcaggctgtggagcagctgggagGAGTTCTGTGCTGGCTGGGATGACGGCCCTGCCTCAGAGATACTccccccagaggaggaggaccagcccagcagctgctcggaggatggagagaagacgCCGGGAACAGGGC
Proteins encoded in this region:
- the tlnrd1 gene encoding talin rod domain-containing protein 1 — encoded protein: MATGGSGKSSSEGSGNAASCGLQHRKRLSSICDTCKGKMQLVADLLLLSSETRPVMTSEGAAVADTFEQCRDTVIARTKELSILTHDIQSQLNMGRFTEVGDRLLEMTDLVVSLTECSAHAAYLAAVETPGSQPCLPGLVDRYKVTRCRHEVEQSCSLLRVTGLQDLTPQLLLELSQNISTNLKTLTDISSLASDRSRDRFAKDQFKLSVKSMSTSGTAFLACVKEVKTQPSELTRNRCVLFSAPLVQAVNALVGFATEPHFLGRAASICVEGKGVQTAVLGGAMSVVSACVLLTQGLRDVAQHPDSSSRMADYRERLRNSACAVSDGCTLLSQALRERSSPRTLPPVNSHSVN